Part of the Candidatus Moraniibacteriota bacterium genome is shown below.
CCATCAACCAAATCCTTCGATTCCTTAAGTCCGAGACCGGTGATTTCACGGACAGCCTTGATCACATTGATCTTCTGACCACCCGCTGCTGTCAGCTCGACATCAAAATCAGTCTTCTCTGCCGGAGCCTCCGCACCAGCTGCGGCACCTGCCGGCATCGCACCACCCATCATGACGGGTGCCGCTGCCGACACGCCAAACTTCTCTTCAAGTACCTTCACGAGCTCGGACAAGTCCAAAACACTCATCTTCTCGATTTCTTCGACAAGCTTCGCGAATTTCTCCGGAACAACCACTGCTTTCTTCTCTTCAACTTTTTCCTCAGTCATACGAAAAATATTAGGGAAATTAACAAGGAAACACTAGCCTTTCTGTTCAGCAACCTGCCGGAGTGTACGAACCAATCCCGAGAGATTTCCCGAAAGCGTCCGAGCAAATCCAGAAATCGGTGCCATAAGCGTCCCGGCAAGCTGTGCCCGAAGTTCCAACAATGATGGAAGCTTCGAAAGCGCTGCTACCTCATCTGCTGACAACGCTTTGTCTCCAAGCGATCCTGCCGCAATGACGAGTGCTTTGTGCTTCTTGGCAAACTCAACCAGCACCTTTGGCGCGGTCACCTCGTCCGGAGAAAACGCCGCAACAATCTGCCCTTCAAGCGCCCGTACGTCCACCTGAACCCCAACCGACTTGAGCGCAATCGAAAGAAGCGTCTTCTTCACTACGCGAAGCGAGCCACCACTTTTCCGAAGTTCCCGCTGAAGCTCCATGGACTCTTTCACGGTAAGACCGGCATACTTCGCAAACACGACTGACTTTGACGAACGCACTCGTTCCGTCACATCGCCGACGATATCTTCCTTCTGTTTCTTTGTCTGCATAGATTCTTTTCAAAATAGACTTTTCTCCAAGGAAGTTCGACCCTGCTTCCTTTTATCCTTCCTCTTTTCTTGGAAGAAGTCATCTCCTACACGCTCTTCTACAGAACGCTTATAAGAAACGATTGCTTCCAAAAAATTGTGAACTTGAATACTCACCTTCCATACCTGTTTGGTAAGCAAAGAACAGCCGCCTTAACAGACCCCAGGGAATCTCAATAAGAAAGAAACTCCTCCAAGAAACCAGGCGATACCCTGCCTCCCACAAAAGAAAAACAAAAAAATCCGCGATTTCCGCGGACATTTTCTCAAAGAATGCAAAAGTTCAAGTGACACTTGCATTCTTTCCTCGTGAGGACTTGTCTTCGTATTGAAGCGCCTCATGTCTGCGGAAAACTCTACTCGAAACTATTGTAAGGAGCACTATGCTTTCGCTTCTGTCTCACTCTTCTCTGTCTCGCCCTTTTCTGCCTTCATCTCAACCTTTGCTTCCACGGCTTCTGTCGGAGCTTCTTTCGCGACTGGTTTCGGCATTTTCACTGCGCGCTTCCCCTCAGTCAGAATCCCTTCTCGAACGAGAAGATTGTGCGCCG
Proteins encoded:
- a CDS encoding 50S ribosomal protein L10 gives rise to the protein MQTKKQKEDIVGDVTERVRSSKSVVFAKYAGLTVKESMELQRELRKSGGSLRVVKKTLLSIALKSVGVQVDVRALEGQIVAAFSPDEVTAPKVLVEFAKKHKALVIAAGSLGDKALSADEVAALSKLPSLLELRAQLAGTLMAPISGFARTLSGNLSGLVRTLRQVAEQKG
- the rplL gene encoding 50S ribosomal protein L7/L12 translates to MTEEKVEEKKAVVVPEKFAKLVEEIEKMSVLDLSELVKVLEEKFGVSAAAPVMMGGAMPAGAAAGAEAPAEKTDFDVELTAAGGQKINVIKAVREITGLGLKESKDLVDGAPKIVKEKVAKADAETMKKKLEDAGATVTLK